In Arcobacter ellisii, a genomic segment contains:
- a CDS encoding argininosuccinate synthase, with protein sequence MSKKDVKKVVLAYSGGLDTSIILKWLQDEYKAEVITFTADLGQGEEVEPARVKAIACGIKPENVYILDIKEEFVKDYVFPMFRANAIYEGEYLLGTSIARPLIAKKLIDIANETGADAVSHGATGKGNDQVRFEIGALALRPDIKVIAPWREWDLNSRESLLEYARKNGIEISQKHVDENGNPKVSPYSMDANLLHISYEGLHLENPNNEPEDSMWLWTTAPEKAPDAPEYLTLTYKNGDPVAIDGVEMSPATLLAKLNELGNKHGIGRVDIVENRYVGMKARGCYETPGGTIMLKAHRAIESICLDREAAHLKDELMPRYAKLIYQGYWFSPERKMLQAAIDATQKNVEGTVKIKLYKGNVTVVGRDSKMSLYNDAYSTFEKDEVYNQKDAEGFIRLNALRFIIAGSNPNRK encoded by the coding sequence ATGAGTAAAAAAGATGTTAAAAAAGTAGTTTTAGCGTATAGTGGAGGTCTTGATACTTCTATTATTTTAAAATGGCTTCAAGATGAATATAAAGCTGAAGTTATCACTTTTACAGCTGATTTAGGTCAAGGTGAAGAAGTTGAGCCTGCAAGAGTTAAAGCAATCGCTTGTGGTATCAAACCTGAAAATGTATATATTTTAGATATTAAAGAAGAGTTTGTAAAAGATTATGTTTTCCCTATGTTTAGAGCAAATGCAATTTATGAAGGTGAATATTTATTAGGAACTTCAATTGCTAGACCATTAATTGCAAAAAAATTAATTGATATTGCAAATGAAACTGGAGCAGATGCAGTTTCTCACGGAGCTACAGGAAAAGGAAATGACCAAGTTAGATTTGAAATTGGTGCTTTAGCATTAAGACCTGATATCAAAGTTATTGCTCCTTGGAGAGAGTGGGATTTAAACTCAAGAGAGAGTTTACTTGAATATGCAAGAAAAAATGGAATTGAAATTTCTCAAAAACACGTTGATGAAAATGGAAATCCAAAAGTAAGTCCTTATTCTATGGATGCTAACTTACTACATATCTCTTATGAAGGTTTACATTTAGAAAATCCAAATAATGAGCCAGAAGATTCAATGTGGTTATGGACAACAGCTCCAGAAAAAGCTCCAGATGCACCTGAATATTTAACATTAACATATAAAAATGGTGACCCAGTTGCTATTGATGGTGTTGAAATGTCTCCAGCAACTTTATTAGCTAAATTAAATGAATTAGGTAATAAACACGGTATTGGAAGAGTTGATATTGTTGAAAATAGATATGTTGGTATGAAAGCACGTGGTTGTTATGAAACTCCAGGTGGAACTATCATGTTAAAAGCTCACAGAGCAATCGAATCTATTTGTTTAGATAGAGAAGCTGCTCACTTAAAAGATGAGTTAATGCCAAGATATGCTAAGTTAATTTACCAAGGATACTGGTTCTCACCTGAAAGAAAAATGCTTCAAGCTGCTATTGATGCAACACAAAAAAATGTTGAAGGTACAGTTAAAATCAAACTTTACAAAGGAAATGTAACTGTTGTAGGAAGAGATTCAAAAATGTCTTTATATAACGATGCTTACTCAACATTTGAAAAAGATGAAGTTTACAACCAAAAAGATGCAGAAGGATTTATCAGACTTAATGCATTAAGATTTATCATCGCTGGAAGCAATCCGAACAGAAAATAA
- a CDS encoding M20 family metallopeptidase, whose protein sequence is MDYLKDLETIVNINSYTKNKSGVDLVGQKMISWIEPLGFNTSIFTRENIGNHLLFSSQKKSGKKILLLGHNDTVFPPNSFEGFKEDEFWVYGPGVCDMKGGNIVALQALRNIFNQNKKIFNIDLLLVSDEETGSDDSKELTTSIAKDYDYCFVFEAAGINLEVVTQRKGVGTFTITIEGVASHAGNHYDKGVDANWEASFKLQELVKLTNLELQTTVNVGKITGGIGANTISPKCELLLEIRYTSNEEKQRVLDSLEKIVNTSYIKGSKATLNGGIQRDVMAENKEQLKFIQELENITNTKILKEKRGGVSDANIVASCGVTTLDGFGPFGDGDHTINERALKSSFTSRIELMTKILNHFQKHI, encoded by the coding sequence ATGGATTACTTAAAAGATTTAGAAACAATCGTAAATATAAACTCTTACACAAAAAACAAATCAGGTGTTGATTTAGTCGGACAAAAAATGATAAGTTGGATTGAACCTCTTGGATTTAATACTTCTATTTTTACAAGGGAAAACATTGGTAATCACCTGCTCTTTTCCTCCCAAAAAAAATCTGGCAAAAAAATTTTACTTCTAGGACATAATGACACAGTTTTTCCTCCAAATAGTTTTGAAGGATTCAAAGAAGATGAATTTTGGGTTTATGGACCTGGAGTTTGTGATATGAAAGGTGGAAATATTGTTGCTTTACAAGCTCTTAGAAATATTTTTAATCAAAATAAAAAAATCTTCAACATTGATTTGCTTTTAGTTTCTGATGAAGAGACTGGAAGTGATGATTCAAAAGAACTTACAACATCTATTGCCAAAGATTACGATTATTGTTTTGTTTTTGAAGCAGCTGGAATTAATCTTGAAGTTGTAACTCAAAGAAAAGGAGTTGGAACTTTTACAATTACTATTGAAGGAGTTGCTAGTCATGCTGGAAATCACTATGATAAAGGTGTTGATGCAAACTGGGAAGCTAGTTTCAAACTTCAAGAACTTGTAAAACTTACAAATTTAGAACTTCAAACAACTGTAAACGTTGGAAAAATCACAGGAGGAATTGGAGCAAATACAATCTCTCCAAAATGTGAACTACTTTTAGAAATCAGATATACATCAAATGAAGAGAAACAAAGAGTTTTAGACTCATTAGAAAAAATAGTAAACACTTCATATATAAAAGGCTCAAAAGCAACTTTAAATGGAGGAATTCAAAGGGATGTTATGGCTGAAAATAAAGAACAACTAAAATTTATACAAGAGTTAGAAAACATAACTAATACAAAAATCTTAAAAGAAAAAAGAGGTGGAGTTAGTGATGCAAATATAGTTGCAAGTTGTGGAGTAACAACTCTTGATGGTTTTGGTCCATTTGGTGATGGAGACCATACAATAAATGAAAGAGCATTAAAAAGTAGTTTTACTTCAAGAATAGAACTTATGACAAAAATCTTAAATCATTTTCAAAAACATATATAA
- a CDS encoding ATP-grasp domain-containing protein — MAKRNIGMWLYQNSGGDVIQKKMIKKLKEREIEVLPNINLKDALAKNGHIIYEMKNKNLKLDKLDLFFSYNAGEQTPYQVYLYKALNRIIPMINSYEAFEISEDKFHTSFLLRKNGIRTADYKLCNKDDTYRLQNIMQKWEKMVYKPVDGWGGIGVTKIDNIEALNMLIPFLNQINLKHFYVEKYVDYDNTDYRIDIVDGQFVGCYGRKAATGHWKTNVTSGGSVFLREANDEIVNLAINATKVLGLDIAGVDIIFDRKKEEYIVLEVNGIPAFATPEQEKLGLNFNDKKIDLIVDLIDRKALKKG; from the coding sequence ATGGCAAAAAGAAATATTGGAATGTGGCTTTATCAAAATAGTGGTGGAGATGTTATTCAAAAAAAGATGATTAAAAAGTTAAAAGAAAGAGAGATCGAAGTTTTACCTAATATCAATCTAAAAGATGCCTTGGCTAAAAATGGTCATATTATTTATGAGATGAAAAATAAAAATCTTAAACTAGATAAATTAGATTTATTCTTCTCTTATAATGCAGGAGAACAAACTCCATATCAAGTATATTTATATAAGGCTCTAAATAGAATTATTCCTATGATTAACTCTTATGAAGCTTTTGAAATCAGTGAAGATAAATTTCACACTTCTTTTCTTTTAAGAAAAAATGGAATTAGAACTGCTGATTATAAACTTTGTAATAAAGATGATACATATAGACTTCAAAATATTATGCAAAAATGGGAAAAAATGGTTTATAAGCCAGTTGATGGATGGGGAGGAATTGGAGTTACAAAAATAGATAATATTGAAGCTTTAAATATGTTAATTCCTTTTTTAAATCAAATAAATCTAAAACATTTTTATGTTGAGAAATATGTAGATTATGATAATACTGATTATAGAATAGATATTGTAGATGGGCAATTTGTTGGATGTTATGGAAGAAAAGCTGCTACTGGACATTGGAAAACAAATGTAACAAGTGGTGGAAGTGTTTTTTTAAGAGAAGCAAATGATGAAATAGTAAATCTAGCTATAAATGCAACAAAGGTATTAGGTCTTGATATTGCGGGAGTTGATATTATTTTTGATAGAAAAAAAGAAGAATATATAGTTTTAGAAGTAAATGGAATTCCAGCATTTGCAACTCCTGAACAAGAAAAACTAGGTCTAAATTTCAATGATAAAAAAATTGATTTAATTGTTGATTTAATAGATAGAAAAGCACTGAAAAAAGGATAA
- a CDS encoding helix-hairpin-helix domain-containing protein — protein sequence MKKLPKIGLLYLDYVLRFFDKSNFKGWDNKIESVVYHWKNDKERFIKEVKRKKIDILVGNIPATAYDTFVQIAKELPKVRFVPSIESQFPNKSKENVTLFCKKYDLSIPKTKIFYNMEKGLDYLRNKAKYPQIIKRSYGPSNYGGYYVHKANNYQEAKELLELKKYNPIYTQNAIKLKDSGDIRVMLIGHKPVCAFWRYSGKNQWITNTSQGGSMSYKDVPMNALELAVKASKASKAEYFACDIAIDENTNKAYILECATAFAAFPYIRDWICQYLMWDFSKGKYKKTHIPLFSWEELGKIDSSLLRTLRHITFGKYTQSYDGERFIKDKEDIFEMEITEKSNENDMPFSNIDNCAIEIDKENPKQNDFCPKKIDFNKASLTDLMSLYGMEEDLAIEIKEYLQDNIITDCSDLLELESIDEQMLKCWEEHIDDMRIDINNSTKEDLKKIKGIGNKLAKIIFEYKELNGQFKSIEDLKNIEGIGKNKFAQLKSRLKVGE from the coding sequence ATGAAAAAATTACCTAAAATTGGACTTTTATATCTGGATTATGTTTTAAGATTTTTTGATAAATCAAATTTCAAAGGTTGGGATAACAAAATTGAATCGGTTGTTTATCATTGGAAAAATGATAAAGAGAGATTCATAAAAGAGGTAAAAAGAAAAAAGATTGATATTTTAGTTGGAAATATTCCTGCAACCGCTTATGATACTTTTGTACAAATAGCAAAAGAGTTACCAAAGGTTAGGTTTGTTCCCTCAATAGAGAGCCAATTTCCAAATAAATCAAAAGAGAATGTAACTCTTTTTTGTAAAAAATATGATTTATCAATTCCAAAAACAAAAATCTTTTACAATATGGAAAAAGGTTTAGACTATTTAAGAAATAAAGCTAAATATCCACAAATAATAAAAAGAAGTTATGGACCATCAAATTATGGTGGATATTATGTACATAAAGCAAATAACTATCAAGAGGCAAAAGAGTTACTTGAATTAAAAAAATACAATCCAATCTATACACAAAATGCAATCAAACTAAAAGATTCAGGAGATATTAGAGTTATGTTAATTGGGCATAAACCAGTTTGTGCATTTTGGAGATATTCAGGAAAAAATCAATGGATAACAAATACTTCACAAGGAGGAAGTATGAGTTATAAAGATGTTCCTATGAATGCCCTTGAACTAGCTGTTAAAGCCTCAAAAGCTTCAAAAGCTGAATATTTTGCTTGCGATATTGCAATTGATGAAAATACAAATAAAGCTTATATTTTAGAGTGTGCAACAGCTTTTGCAGCTTTCCCATATATTAGAGATTGGATTTGTCAATATTTGATGTGGGATTTTTCAAAAGGAAAATATAAAAAAACTCATATTCCCCTATTCTCTTGGGAAGAGTTAGGAAAAATTGATTCAAGTCTACTTAGAACTCTAAGACATATAACTTTTGGTAAATATACTCAAAGTTATGATGGAGAAAGATTTATAAAAGATAAAGAAGATATTTTTGAAATGGAAATAACAGAAAAATCAAATGAAAATGATATGCCCTTTTCGAATATAGATAATTGTGCAATAGAAATTGACAAAGAAAATCCAAAACAAAACGATTTTTGCCCTAAAAAAATAGATTTTAATAAAGCTAGTTTAACTGATTTGATGAGTTTATATGGGATGGAAGAGGATTTAGCAATTGAAATTAAAGAGTATTTACAAGACAACATCATAACTGATTGTTCTGATTTACTTGAACTTGAATCAATAGATGAACAGATGCTTAAATGTTGGGAAGAGCATATTGATGATATGAGAATTGATATAAATAATAGTACAAAAGAGGATTTGAAAAAAATCAAAGGTATTGGAAATAAATTAGCCAAAATAATTTTTGAGTATAAAGAACTAAATGGTCAATTTAAAAGTATAGAGGATTTAAAAAATATTGAAGGTATTGGAAAAAATAAATTTGCCCAATTAAAATCAAGATTAAAAGTAGGAGAATAG
- a CDS encoding M14 family zinc carboxypeptidase, producing MKRLYRSYKESTNIFNDLQEKYPNNFKIESIGQTWEKREIYLITLSKDIKKTHTKPALFYTGTIHAREWIGHELAIEFAIYILKNLETDPSLQIYLNESTVYMVPCVNPDGYEYSRNHFSFWRKNRRQNADGTYGVDLNRNFPIGFNKSTITTSNVYGGPEPFSEPETRALRDFVLAHPNITIALDYHSQGNVFFPAHDFRHEDTFDTTDMNTLCANMAEEIRKISGHEYGIHQGKPPAKLIGGSGREFYYSLGIISTVVEVGTRNISDYMQDLSENIKEHIPALIYALKEVDNYAKNSSIKRVEEFNITHIGSNHVTLKWEYELNENIYFEVFRSTKDKQYCNSSNLIAKTKNLEFNDINLFSNKNYYYNIRAVDKKTNQKSPFCPQIKVRTLVEYDEFSRTYYANAKGTGYVAENLNNNAKHFGINSLFVGVDDDKGVSYAIVSINVKSLPLNAIIKSATFNLYPINRVSTTIEKYGEWNVGIVNQDTMGDITNFEDVQNMQITQYIGRATQSFQLTQGIWRSWELSGLECITLKNSIRKDSIVLRIEGPKELKIGRTKQMMQWDIGYGKFGFGLNYRPRLELTFTVEPTITTLYPKEIFTFSKNEMKKDEISAGFDEKGNKIYSIFEFNLSSLPPYNDTMITKAYFELNSTKIYIKDDMRFHLEFIDEHFEKNYEAITNREVIQNIGYDISANELKNNQTQYFIFDSFSEIVLNEKLKDKANIAFVLKPTSALKTLKNKKVSWETKNISLSPKLIIEHIVKRRFPVEKVSNASLVVENGKIKLTWTNPKDLDFVGVKVIKNPFRKPLSSHDGQKLYAGVDEYTYDDFGATDISKYYAIFTYDNVPNYSEPIIIEYIPK from the coding sequence TTGAAAAGATTGTATAGGTCCTACAAAGAATCAACAAATATTTTCAATGATTTACAAGAAAAATATCCAAATAATTTTAAAATAGAATCAATTGGTCAGACGTGGGAAAAAAGAGAAATTTATCTTATTACTCTGTCTAAAGATATAAAAAAAACTCATACTAAACCAGCACTTTTTTATACAGGAACAATTCACGCAAGGGAGTGGATTGGGCATGAGTTAGCAATTGAGTTTGCGATTTATATTTTAAAAAATTTAGAAACGGACCCTAGTTTACAAATATATCTAAATGAAAGTACAGTTTATATGGTTCCTTGTGTTAATCCTGATGGATATGAGTATTCAAGAAACCATTTCTCTTTTTGGAGAAAAAATAGAAGACAAAATGCAGATGGAACCTATGGAGTTGACTTAAATAGAAATTTTCCAATAGGATTTAATAAAAGCACAATTACAACTTCAAATGTTTATGGTGGACCTGAACCCTTTAGTGAACCAGAAACAAGGGCTTTAAGAGATTTTGTTTTAGCTCATCCAAATATTACTATTGCACTTGATTACCATAGTCAAGGAAATGTATTTTTCCCAGCGCACGATTTTAGACATGAAGATACTTTTGATACAACTGATATGAATACACTTTGTGCAAATATGGCTGAAGAGATAAGAAAAATATCAGGTCATGAATATGGAATTCACCAAGGAAAACCACCAGCAAAACTAATAGGTGGAAGTGGAAGAGAGTTTTATTACTCTTTAGGAATTATCTCAACTGTAGTTGAGGTAGGAACTAGAAATATTAGTGATTATATGCAAGATTTAAGTGAAAATATAAAAGAGCATATTCCAGCACTTATTTATGCTTTAAAAGAGGTTGATAATTATGCTAAAAATAGTTCTATAAAAAGAGTTGAAGAGTTTAATATCACACATATTGGCTCAAACCATGTGACTTTAAAATGGGAATATGAATTAAATGAAAATATCTATTTTGAAGTTTTTAGAAGTACAAAAGATAAACAATATTGTAACTCTTCAAATCTAATAGCAAAAACAAAAAACTTAGAATTTAATGATATAAATCTTTTTTCAAATAAAAATTATTACTACAATATTCGAGCAGTAGATAAAAAAACAAATCAAAAATCACCCTTTTGTCCACAAATAAAAGTGCGAACTTTAGTTGAATATGATGAATTTAGCAGAACCTATTATGCAAATGCAAAAGGTACAGGTTATGTTGCTGAAAATCTAAACAATAATGCAAAACATTTTGGAATAAACTCTTTATTTGTTGGTGTTGATGATGATAAAGGAGTTTCTTATGCAATTGTTTCAATAAATGTAAAATCTCTTCCTTTAAATGCCATCATAAAATCTGCAACATTTAATTTATACCCAATAAATAGAGTTTCAACAACTATTGAAAAATATGGTGAATGGAATGTTGGAATTGTAAATCAAGACACAATGGGTGATATTACAAATTTTGAAGATGTACAAAATATGCAAATTACTCAATATATAGGACGAGCAACTCAATCTTTTCAACTAACCCAAGGAATTTGGAGAAGTTGGGAGTTATCAGGTTTAGAGTGTATAACTTTAAAAAATTCTATTAGAAAAGATAGTATTGTTTTAAGAATTGAAGGACCAAAAGAGTTAAAAATTGGAAGAACAAAACAGATGATGCAATGGGATATTGGATATGGAAAATTTGGTTTTGGACTAAATTATCGTCCAAGACTTGAATTAACTTTTACAGTTGAACCAACTATTACAACTTTATATCCAAAAGAGATTTTTACCTTTAGTAAAAATGAGATGAAAAAAGATGAAATTAGTGCTGGATTTGATGAAAAAGGAAATAAAATCTACTCTATTTTTGAGTTTAACCTCTCCTCTCTTCCTCCATACAATGACACAATGATTACTAAAGCCTATTTTGAACTAAACTCTACAAAAATATATATAAAAGATGATATGAGATTTCATCTTGAGTTTATTGATGAACACTTTGAAAAAAACTATGAAGCTATTACAAATAGAGAGGTTATTCAAAATATTGGTTATGATATTAGTGCAAATGAGTTAAAAAACAATCAAACTCAATACTTTATTTTTGATTCATTTTCTGAAATAGTTTTAAATGAAAAACTAAAAGATAAAGCAAATATCGCTTTTGTTTTAAAACCAACTTCTGCTCTTAAAACTCTAAAAAATAAAAAAGTATCTTGGGAAACAAAAAATATAAGTTTATCTCCAAAACTAATAATTGAACATATTGTAAAAAGAAGATTTCCTGTAGAAAAAGTTTCAAATGCTTCATTAGTTGTTGAAAATGGAAAAATAAAACTTACTTGGACAAATCCAAAAGATTTAGATTTTGTAGGAGTAAAAGTTATCAAAAATCCATTTAGAAAACCTCTTTCTTCTCATGATGGACAAAAACTTTATGCAGGAGTTGATGAATACACCTATGATGATTTTGGAGCAACTGATATATCAAAGTATTATGCAATATTTACTTATGATAATGTTCCAAATTATAGTGAACCAATAATAATAGAATATATACCAAAATAA
- a CDS encoding gamma carbonic anhydrase family protein produces MILKFKEFYPEIHPSAWIAPSADLIGNIKIGEDSSVWFGCVIRSDVNEVRIGKNTNIQDLSCIHTDTNTKTIIGDNVTIGHKVMLHGCTIENNCLIGMSATILDNAVIGEGSIVGANSLVTAGKVFPPRSMIMGSPAKVVKELTQEDVDKLIAHAGHYVEYKNEYR; encoded by the coding sequence GTGATTTTAAAATTTAAAGAGTTTTACCCAGAAATTCATCCAAGTGCTTGGATTGCACCAAGTGCTGATTTAATAGGAAATATAAAAATTGGTGAAGATTCATCTGTTTGGTTTGGATGTGTAATTAGGTCTGATGTAAATGAAGTAAGAATCGGTAAAAATACAAATATTCAAGATTTATCTTGTATTCACACTGATACAAACACAAAAACAATCATTGGAGATAATGTAACTATTGGTCATAAAGTTATGCTTCATGGTTGTACTATTGAAAATAATTGTTTGATTGGTATGAGTGCAACTATTTTAGATAATGCTGTAATTGGAGAAGGAAGTATAGTAGGAGCAAATTCACTTGTAACTGCTGGAAAAGTATTTCCACCAAGAAGTATGATTATGGGAAGTCCTGCAAAAGTTGTAAAAGAGTTAACACAAGAAGATGTTGATAAACTTATAGCTCACGCTGGTCATTATGTAGAATATAAAAACGAATATAGATAA
- a CDS encoding dUTP diphosphatase — protein sequence MLYKDFKESIKALGFLTIEDFIQYSGVTSDDVINWEEKNEVPYMVSLLLHLLKGEKELLPTNWALDTVIEECLPLASLLEEASSFPHKLEEMFLLQKKLNDSTNGKNWELGLNKFGKEINWLRCIHMEVAELIESTPWKHWKNINSAPDMNNIHVELVDIWHFLMSYILQETNVPKAVSLSNTHCIYEASEDVDVKLMVKEAEKLSYIALAIDTGNMPSFSGIERFIDQFFRCCKISGLSFTWLQKLYIGKNCLNQFRQDNGYKEGHYIKVWNGNEDNVVMVSLLEKMDDVSFDDLYSKLKEEYSKCK from the coding sequence TTGTTATATAAAGATTTTAAAGAGAGTATAAAAGCATTAGGTTTTTTAACAATTGAAGATTTTATACAATATTCTGGAGTTACATCAGATGATGTTATAAATTGGGAAGAAAAAAATGAAGTTCCTTATATGGTATCACTTTTATTACATCTTTTAAAAGGTGAAAAAGAGTTATTACCAACAAATTGGGCTTTAGATACTGTAATAGAAGAGTGTTTACCTTTAGCTTCACTTTTAGAAGAGGCTTCATCATTTCCACATAAATTAGAAGAGATGTTTTTATTACAAAAAAAATTAAATGACTCTACAAATGGTAAAAATTGGGAATTAGGTTTAAATAAATTTGGAAAAGAGATTAACTGGCTTAGATGTATTCATATGGAAGTTGCTGAGTTGATTGAATCAACTCCATGGAAACACTGGAAAAATATCAATTCAGCTCCTGATATGAATAATATTCACGTTGAACTTGTTGATATTTGGCATTTTTTAATGTCTTATATTTTACAAGAAACAAATGTTCCAAAAGCAGTCTCTTTATCAAATACTCATTGTATTTATGAAGCTTCTGAAGATGTTGATGTAAAACTTATGGTTAAAGAAGCTGAAAAATTATCTTATATAGCTTTAGCAATTGATACGGGAAATATGCCTTCATTTAGTGGAATAGAAAGATTTATAGACCAATTCTTTAGATGTTGTAAAATTTCAGGTTTATCATTTACTTGGTTACAAAAACTTTATATTGGTAAAAATTGTTTAAATCAATTTAGACAAGATAATGGATATAAAGAAGGGCATTATATAAAAGTTTGGAATGGAAATGAAGATAATGTTGTAATGGTTTCTTTACTTGAAAAAATGGATGATGTAAGTTTTGATGATTTATATTCTAAATTAAAAGAAGAGTACTCTAAATGTAAATAA
- a CDS encoding PAS domain-containing sensor histidine kinase, with protein MENFIEQIEKNKIAIIRKWISFPTVIELIKNYELDENLFIRRYSFAVVEHFISVIKKDEKTEKNSAVIDFLKYLKKQNFKINELFLIFSAFRDSLIDFLFKIKMETIELIEKINFNFERIFSVLLDIYSKSISQIESALNKSIDIVDKYVIMSRTDTNGIILSVSNAFCKVSGYESFELIGKPFDFLKHSDMKDEFFATIKEIIESGEMWQGEIKNQKKNGEFYWLKTTIHPNFDNNGNITSYDAINEDITSQKELKNQQNLLVEQSKSAAMGEMISMIAHQWRQPLQAVSILIQKLPLLKEIQGEISDEMLNDVVSQVSMQLDYMSKTIDDFRDYFKPNKKKEEVYIENVINKSMDFLTYLFKINSVEIRYKNESTSKIELFLNEMVQVFINLAKNSCDAMIEREIKDRFINIYSYEKNKKLYIEFEDNAGGISKNFLNKIFEPYFSTKSNKNGTGLGLYMIKTIIEQYSFGKIDVYNTEVGTKFIIELPLK; from the coding sequence ATGGAAAATTTTATTGAACAAATTGAAAAAAATAAAATTGCAATTATAAGAAAATGGATCTCTTTCCCTACTGTAATAGAGCTTATAAAAAATTATGAATTAGATGAAAATCTATTCATAAGAAGGTACTCTTTTGCAGTTGTTGAACATTTTATTTCAGTTATAAAAAAAGATGAAAAGACTGAAAAAAATTCTGCTGTAATTGATTTTTTAAAATATTTAAAAAAACAAAATTTTAAAATAAATGAACTTTTTTTAATTTTTTCTGCTTTTAGAGACTCTTTAATTGATTTTCTTTTCAAAATAAAAATGGAAACAATTGAATTAATTGAAAAAATTAATTTTAATTTTGAAAGGATTTTTTCAGTTCTTTTGGATATTTATTCAAAATCTATTTCTCAAATAGAGAGTGCTTTAAACAAATCAATAGATATAGTTGATAAATATGTGATTATGTCAAGAACTGATACAAATGGAATAATTCTTAGTGTGTCAAATGCTTTTTGTAAAGTTTCAGGTTATGAATCTTTTGAATTAATAGGAAAACCTTTTGATTTTTTAAAACATTCTGATATGAAAGATGAGTTTTTTGCCACTATTAAAGAGATTATAGAATCGGGTGAAATGTGGCAAGGAGAAATAAAAAATCAAAAGAAAAATGGTGAGTTTTATTGGCTTAAAACCACTATTCATCCAAATTTTGATAATAATGGAAATATTACAAGTTATGATGCAATCAATGAAGATATTACTTCTCAAAAAGAGTTAAAAAATCAACAAAATTTACTTGTAGAACAATCTAAATCCGCTGCAATGGGTGAAATGATTAGTATGATTGCTCATCAATGGCGACAACCTTTACAAGCTGTTTCTATTTTGATTCAAAAACTTCCTTTGTTAAAAGAGATTCAAGGTGAAATTTCTGATGAGATGTTAAATGATGTTGTTTCTCAAGTTTCAATGCAACTTGATTATATGTCAAAAACAATTGATGATTTTAGGGATTATTTTAAACCAAATAAGAAAAAAGAAGAAGTTTATATAGAAAATGTTATAAACAAATCTATGGATTTTTTAACATATTTATTTAAAATAAATTCTGTTGAAATCAGATATAAAAATGAATCTACTTCAAAAATTGAATTATTTTTAAATGAAATGGTACAAGTATTTATAAATCTAGCAAAAAATTCTTGTGATGCTATGATTGAAAGAGAAATAAAAGATAGATTTATAAATATTTATAGTTATGAAAAAAATAAAAAATTATATATAGAGTTTGAAGATAATGCAGGTGGAATAAGTAAAAATTTTTTAAATAAGATTTTTGAACCTTATTTCTCAACTAAAAGCAATAAAAATGGTACAGGTTTAGGATTATATATGATAAAAACTATAATTGAACAGTATAGTTTTGGTAAAATAGATGTTTATAATACTGAAGTTGGAACAAAATTTATTATTGAATTACCACTAAAATAG
- a CDS encoding uracil-DNA glycosylase: protein MQNRIVCQKCVYYFVTWEANRPHGCKAYGFKTAVLPSITVKNSSGEDCKFFTLKNFQR, encoded by the coding sequence ATGCAAAATAGAATAGTTTGTCAAAAGTGTGTTTACTATTTTGTTACATGGGAAGCAAACAGACCACATGGCTGTAAAGCTTATGGTTTTAAAACAGCTGTTTTACCTTCTATAACTGTTAAAAATTCAAGTGGTGAAGATTGTAAATTTTTCACTTTAAAAAATTTTCAAAGATAA